A single region of the Aeromonas hydrophila subsp. hydrophila ATCC 7966 genome encodes:
- a CDS encoding cytosine deaminase — translation MLIKNLRLVGREGMWQILCQDGLIRAIEPMSTHLLAAHELDGEEGLAIAPFIEPHIHLDTTQTAGEPSWNLSGTLFEGIERWAERKALLTHEDVKQRVIQTLKWQIANGIQFVRTHVDVSDPNLVALKAMLEVREEMKEWVELQIVAFPQEGILSYPNGKALLEEALKLGADVIGAIPHFEFTREYGVESLHYVFDLAEKYQVLVDVHCDEIDDEQSRFIETLATLAYERGMGHRVTASHTTAMHSYNGAYASRLFRLLKMADINFVANPLVNIHLQGRFDSYPKRRGITRVKEMLEANINVCFGHDDVFDPWYPMGTANLLQVLHMGLHVCQIMGYEQINDSLKLISSHSARTLNVQDRYGIEVGKPANLLILPAENGFDAVRRQVAVRYSIRHGRVIAQTTPSRTSIHLAQVEPVDFRR, via the coding sequence ATGCTGATAAAGAACCTGCGTCTGGTCGGCAGGGAGGGGATGTGGCAGATCCTCTGCCAGGATGGCCTGATCCGAGCCATCGAACCCATGAGCACCCATCTGCTCGCAGCCCACGAGCTTGATGGTGAGGAGGGGCTCGCCATCGCCCCCTTTATCGAGCCTCACATCCATCTCGATACCACCCAGACAGCCGGTGAGCCGAGTTGGAACCTCTCCGGCACCCTGTTCGAGGGGATCGAACGCTGGGCCGAGCGCAAGGCACTGCTGACCCATGAGGATGTGAAACAGCGTGTCATCCAGACGCTAAAGTGGCAGATCGCCAACGGCATCCAGTTCGTCCGCACCCACGTGGATGTCTCCGACCCCAATCTGGTCGCCCTGAAGGCGATGCTGGAGGTGCGGGAGGAGATGAAGGAGTGGGTGGAGCTGCAGATAGTGGCCTTCCCGCAGGAGGGGATCCTCTCCTACCCCAACGGCAAGGCGCTGTTGGAGGAGGCGCTCAAGCTGGGGGCTGATGTGATTGGTGCGATTCCCCACTTCGAGTTTACCCGGGAATATGGGGTCGAAAGTCTGCACTACGTGTTCGATCTTGCCGAGAAGTATCAGGTTCTGGTGGATGTGCACTGCGACGAGATCGATGACGAGCAGTCCCGCTTCATCGAGACGCTGGCGACCCTGGCCTACGAGCGTGGCATGGGCCATAGAGTCACCGCCAGCCACACCACCGCGATGCACTCCTACAACGGTGCCTATGCGTCCCGCCTGTTCCGGCTGCTGAAGATGGCGGACATCAACTTCGTCGCTAACCCGCTGGTGAACATCCACCTGCAGGGGCGCTTCGACAGCTATCCCAAGCGTCGCGGCATCACCCGGGTGAAGGAGATGCTGGAAGCGAACATCAATGTCTGTTTCGGTCATGACGACGTGTTCGATCCCTGGTATCCCATGGGCACCGCCAACCTGCTGCAGGTGCTGCATATGGGGCTGCATGTCTGCCAGATCATGGGCTACGAGCAGATCAACGACAGTCTCAAGCTGATCAGCAGCCACAGTGCACGCACCCTGAACGTGCAGGATCGCTACGGCATCGAGGTGGGCAAACCAGCCAACCTGCTGATCCTGCCCGCCGAGAACGGCTTTGATGCGGTGCGCCGCCAGGTGGCGGTGCGTTACTCCATTCGCCACGGCCGGGTGATTGCACAAACCACTCCATCCCGCACCTCGATTCATCTTGCTCAGGTCGAGCCGGTCGACTTTCGCCGCTGA
- the crcB gene encoding fluoride efflux transporter CrcB, protein MQTWLYVAAGGAIGACLRFGIAELMALLLGRHFPYGTLMVNVVGSFIMGIAFALISHGHVVEHPLKPLLMVGILGALTTFSSFALDTVVLAQQGAYLKAALNIGLNLFLCLAMVVLGMQLVASRV, encoded by the coding sequence ATGCAAACCTGGTTATATGTTGCCGCCGGCGGGGCCATCGGCGCCTGCCTGCGCTTTGGTATCGCCGAACTGATGGCGCTGCTGTTGGGACGTCATTTCCCCTATGGCACCCTGATGGTCAACGTGGTCGGCTCCTTCATCATGGGCATTGCCTTTGCGCTGATCAGCCATGGTCATGTGGTGGAGCACCCGCTGAAACCGCTGCTGATGGTGGGTATCCTCGGCGCCCTGACTACCTTCTCCTCCTTCGCGCTGGATACAGTGGTACTGGCCCAGCAGGGGGCCTATCTGAAAGCCGCCCTCAATATCGGCCTTAACCTGTTTCTCTGTCTGGCCATGGTGGTGCTGGGGATGCAGTTGGTCGCCAGCCGGGTTTAA
- the ubiE gene encoding bifunctional demethylmenaquinone methyltransferase/2-methoxy-6-polyprenyl-1,4-benzoquinol methylase UbiE produces the protein MSEQTTTTHFGFKTVASTEKETLVAGVFHSVAAKYDLMNDLMSFGIHRLWKRFTIDCSGVRKGQKVLDLAGGTGDLTAKFSRIVGETGQVVLADINDSMLKVGRDKLRNLGVANNVSYVQANAEALPFPDNHFDVITIGFGLRNVTDKDKALASMFRVLKPGGRLLVLEFSKPVSEVIAKLYDLYSFKLLPKMGEIVANDSESYKYLAESIRMHPDQQTLAGMMENVGFEQVEFYNLTQGVVALHRGYKF, from the coding sequence ATGTCAGAACAGACTACGACAACGCATTTTGGCTTTAAAACCGTGGCCTCGACCGAGAAGGAAACCCTGGTCGCCGGCGTCTTCCATTCGGTGGCAGCCAAGTATGATCTGATGAACGATCTGATGTCGTTCGGCATCCACCGCCTGTGGAAGCGCTTCACCATCGACTGCTCCGGCGTACGCAAGGGTCAGAAGGTGCTGGATCTGGCCGGTGGTACCGGCGATCTGACCGCCAAGTTCTCCCGCATCGTCGGCGAGACCGGCCAGGTGGTGCTGGCGGATATCAACGACTCCATGCTCAAGGTGGGCCGTGACAAGCTGCGCAATCTGGGGGTGGCCAACAACGTCTCCTACGTACAGGCCAATGCCGAGGCGCTCCCGTTCCCTGACAACCATTTCGACGTAATCACCATCGGCTTCGGCCTGCGCAACGTCACCGACAAGGACAAGGCGCTCGCCTCCATGTTCCGGGTGCTCAAGCCGGGTGGCCGCCTGCTGGTGCTGGAGTTCTCCAAGCCGGTCAGCGAAGTGATCGCCAAGCTGTACGATCTCTACTCCTTCAAACTGCTGCCGAAAATGGGCGAAATCGTCGCGAACGACAGCGAAAGCTACAAATACCTGGCGGAATCGATCCGCATGCACCCGGATCAGCAGACCCTGGCAGGCATGATGGAGAATGTCGGTTTCGAGCAGGTCGAGTTTTACAACCTGACCCAGGGCGTGGTCGCCCTGCACCGCGGTTACAAGTTTTAA
- a CDS encoding ubiquinone biosynthesis accessory factor UbiJ — protein sequence MPMDAMVTAVIETSLNQLLRLDKQSPERLRKLTGKVLKLELRELKPLWFVFSERRLDVLAKFEGEADAVLSLSLTALGLLKDPSALTRYIREEKLDLSGDPQLVQAFSVLLGELNIDWEEELSRYTGDVLAHTLLRGASQARRLLGRELCRSQRQLAEYLTEEIRLAPGPLEVASFNDDVELLAQQMKAVELRLARFEQQVA from the coding sequence ATGCCGATGGATGCCATGGTCACCGCGGTGATCGAAACCAGCCTCAACCAGCTGCTGCGACTCGACAAGCAGAGTCCGGAGCGGCTGCGCAAATTGACGGGCAAGGTACTCAAGCTGGAGCTGCGCGAGCTCAAGCCACTCTGGTTTGTCTTCTCCGAGCGCCGGCTGGATGTGCTGGCCAAATTCGAAGGAGAGGCGGATGCGGTGCTGAGCCTCTCCCTGACCGCGCTCGGCCTGCTCAAGGACCCCTCCGCCCTGACCCGCTACATCCGCGAGGAGAAACTGGATCTGAGCGGCGACCCTCAGCTGGTGCAGGCGTTCAGCGTGTTGCTGGGCGAGCTGAATATCGACTGGGAAGAGGAGCTGTCCCGTTATACCGGCGATGTGCTGGCCCACACCCTGCTGCGCGGCGCCAGTCAGGCACGTCGGCTGCTGGGGCGTGAATTGTGCCGCAGCCAGCGCCAGCTGGCCGAATACCTGACCGAAGAGATCCGGCTTGCGCCGGGTCCGCTGGAAGTGGCCAGCTTCAACGACGATGTCGAGTTGCTGGCCCAGCAGATGAAAGCGGTCGAGCTGCGGCTGGCCCGCTTCGAGCAGCAGGTAGCCTGA
- the ubiB gene encoding ubiquinone biosynthesis regulatory protein kinase UbiB: MTPKEFKRLYRIISILLEQGIDELVPARYQPWPGRLARRSLFWLKNKRQGLNRGARIRLAFEALGPIFIKFGQMLSTRRDLLPPDIAEELALLQDRVPPFCGQAARRQIEASLGCTIETLFDDFDETPLASASIAQVHTARLKENGREIVIKVIRPDIEPVIEADLRLMQALARLVARFVPQSGRLRPIEVVEEYRKTILDELNLMREAANAIQLRRNFTGSEALYVPEVFTEHCREQVLVMERIYGIPVSDIAALEANGTNMKLLAERGVEVFFTQVFRDSFFHADMHPGNIFVSYEHPENPLWIGIDCGIVGTLNREDKRYLAENFLAFFNRDYRRVAELHVESGWVPPDTKVDEFEFAIRTVLEPIFEKPLSEISFGHVLLNLFNTARRFNMQVQPQLVLLQKTLLYVEGLGRQLYPQLDLWQTAKPYLENWMYQQVGPKAVWNAIKEKAPFWAEKLPELPELVYETLRQTRHQQRHFDQMFADFRRHSRRQGQARYLLGVGASLLLAGVFLLTQKQHIEWGQISLAGAGLCWLLGWLRTRSH; the protein is encoded by the coding sequence ATGACCCCGAAGGAGTTCAAGCGCCTCTATCGCATCATCAGCATCCTGCTGGAGCAGGGCATCGACGAGCTGGTGCCCGCCCGTTACCAGCCCTGGCCCGGCCGGCTGGCCCGTCGCAGCCTGTTCTGGCTCAAGAACAAACGCCAGGGGCTGAACCGCGGTGCCCGCATCCGGCTCGCCTTCGAGGCGCTGGGCCCCATCTTCATCAAGTTCGGCCAGATGCTCTCCACCCGGCGCGATCTGCTGCCGCCGGACATAGCCGAGGAGCTGGCACTGCTGCAGGACAGGGTGCCCCCCTTCTGTGGTCAGGCGGCCCGCCGCCAGATAGAGGCGAGCCTGGGTTGCACCATCGAGACCCTGTTTGACGACTTCGACGAGACGCCGCTGGCGTCGGCCTCCATCGCCCAGGTGCACACCGCCCGGCTGAAGGAGAACGGCCGCGAGATCGTCATCAAGGTGATCCGTCCCGACATCGAACCGGTCATCGAGGCCGACCTGCGGCTGATGCAGGCGCTGGCCCGTCTGGTGGCCCGTTTCGTGCCCCAGAGCGGACGACTGCGCCCCATCGAGGTGGTGGAAGAGTATCGCAAGACCATTCTCGACGAGCTCAACCTGATGCGCGAAGCGGCCAACGCCATCCAGCTGCGCCGCAACTTCACCGGCTCCGAGGCGCTCTACGTGCCCGAGGTGTTCACCGAGCACTGCCGTGAGCAGGTGCTGGTGATGGAGCGGATCTACGGCATTCCGGTCTCCGACATTGCGGCGCTGGAGGCCAACGGCACCAATATGAAGCTGCTGGCCGAGCGCGGGGTGGAGGTGTTCTTCACCCAGGTGTTTCGCGACAGCTTCTTCCACGCCGACATGCACCCGGGCAACATCTTCGTCTCCTACGAACATCCGGAGAATCCGCTCTGGATCGGCATCGACTGCGGTATCGTCGGCACCCTCAACCGGGAAGACAAGCGCTACCTGGCCGAGAACTTCCTTGCCTTCTTCAACCGTGACTACCGCCGGGTGGCCGAGCTGCACGTGGAGTCCGGCTGGGTGCCGCCCGATACCAAGGTGGACGAGTTCGAGTTCGCCATCCGTACCGTGCTGGAGCCCATCTTCGAGAAGCCGCTGTCCGAGATCTCGTTCGGCCACGTGCTGCTCAACCTGTTCAACACCGCGCGCCGCTTCAACATGCAGGTGCAGCCGCAACTGGTGCTGTTGCAGAAGACCCTGCTCTATGTGGAGGGGCTGGGTCGCCAGCTCTACCCGCAGCTCGATTTGTGGCAGACCGCCAAGCCCTATCTGGAAAACTGGATGTACCAGCAGGTGGGGCCCAAGGCGGTGTGGAATGCCATCAAGGAGAAGGCGCCATTCTGGGCCGAAAAGCTGCCGGAACTGCCGGAGCTGGTCTACGAGACCCTGCGCCAGACCCGTCATCAGCAGCGCCACTTCGACCAGATGTTTGCCGATTTTCGCCGGCACAGTCGCCGCCAGGGTCAGGCTCGCTACCTCTTAGGGGTTGGAGCCAGCCTGCTATTGGCCGGTGTATTCTTGCTGACCCAAAAACAACACATTGAGTGGGGACAAATCAGCCTCGCCGGCGCCGGGTTATGCTGGCTGCTGGGTTGGTTGCGAACCCGTTCTCATTAA
- the tatA gene encoding Sec-independent protein translocase subunit TatA, giving the protein MGGISIWQLLIIAVIVVLLFGTKKLRGIGGDLGAAVKGFKKALSDEPETKSEQKDAEFPPKQLNEAAGQPSDAAKQKDKDQA; this is encoded by the coding sequence ATGGGTGGTATCAGTATTTGGCAATTGTTGATCATCGCAGTCATCGTCGTGCTGCTGTTCGGTACCAAGAAACTGCGCGGCATCGGCGGTGATCTGGGTGCCGCGGTCAAGGGCTTCAAGAAGGCGCTGTCCGACGAGCCGGAGACCAAGTCCGAGCAGAAGGATGCCGAGTTTCCGCCGAAACAGCTGAACGAAGCAGCCGGTCAGCCTAGCGATGCTGCCAAGCAGAAAGATAAAGATCAGGCCTAA
- the tatB gene encoding Sec-independent protein translocase protein TatB yields MFDIGFWELVVIGVVALVVLGPERLPVAIRTASHWIRLIRSTANSVKAELEQELKLQDLHNDLKKAEQLQMNNLSPELQESIEQLKTAAQSVTRPYEQQNTIQPASAVAEVKEEPVAPISVATPDEEPTVIPAARAQPSAEQGEVKP; encoded by the coding sequence ATGTTCGATATCGGTTTCTGGGAGCTGGTTGTCATTGGTGTCGTCGCCCTGGTGGTGCTCGGCCCCGAGCGGCTGCCCGTGGCGATCCGTACCGCCAGCCACTGGATCAGACTGATCCGCAGCACCGCCAACTCGGTCAAGGCCGAGCTGGAGCAGGAGCTCAAGTTGCAGGATCTGCACAACGACCTGAAGAAGGCCGAACAGTTGCAGATGAACAACCTGAGCCCCGAGCTGCAGGAGTCTATCGAGCAGCTGAAAACGGCCGCACAATCGGTGACCCGTCCATACGAACAACAAAATACCATCCAGCCAGCGTCGGCGGTCGCCGAGGTGAAGGAGGAGCCGGTTGCCCCTATCAGTGTGGCGACACCTGATGAGGAGCCTACCGTGATCCCCGCCGCACGTGCCCAGCCGAGCGCCGAACAAGGGGAGGTGAAGCCATGA
- the tatC gene encoding twin-arginine translocase subunit TatC — translation MSQAEQPLISHLVELRTRLLRSISAILLVFIALIYFSNNIYDFVAQPLLSQLPEGTSMIATDVATPFLTPIKLTLVVSFFVAIPYLLYQAWAFIAPGLYQHERRLIMPLVASSAVLFYAGMAFAYYVVFPLVFGFFTSTAPAGVTVATDIASYLDFVLTLFFAFGVAFEIPVATILLCWTGVTSPKSLREKRPYVIVGVFVVGMLLTPPDVFSQTLLAIPMWGLWEIGLFFARFYVKEESEEKQEQTEEGS, via the coding sequence ATGAGTCAGGCCGAGCAACCCCTGATCAGCCATCTGGTCGAGCTGAGAACGCGCCTGCTGCGCTCCATCTCAGCCATCCTGCTGGTGTTCATCGCGCTGATCTACTTCTCCAACAACATCTACGACTTCGTGGCCCAGCCGCTGCTGAGTCAGTTGCCGGAAGGGACCAGCATGATAGCGACGGATGTGGCGACCCCCTTCCTGACGCCGATCAAGCTGACCCTGGTGGTCTCCTTCTTCGTGGCGATCCCTTATCTGCTCTATCAGGCCTGGGCCTTCATCGCCCCCGGTCTGTACCAGCATGAACGGCGCCTGATCATGCCGTTGGTCGCCTCCAGTGCCGTGCTGTTCTATGCCGGCATGGCGTTCGCCTACTACGTGGTGTTCCCGCTGGTGTTCGGTTTCTTCACCAGCACCGCGCCCGCCGGGGTGACGGTGGCGACCGACATCGCCAGCTATCTGGACTTCGTACTGACCCTGTTCTTCGCGTTCGGGGTGGCGTTCGAAATTCCGGTGGCCACCATACTGCTGTGCTGGACCGGGGTGACCAGTCCCAAGAGCCTGCGGGAGAAGCGTCCCTACGTCATCGTCGGGGTGTTCGTGGTCGGCATGCTGTTGACGCCGCCCGATGTCTTTTCCCAGACCCTGCTCGCGATCCCCATGTGGGGTTTGTGGGAGATAGGTCTGTTCTTCGCCCGCTTCTACGTGAAAGAAGAGAGCGAAGAGAAGCAGGAACAGACTGAAGAGGGGAGCTAA
- a CDS encoding TatD family hydrolase, translating into MIDIGVNLTSSQFADEQADLVARARAVGVEALILTGTDLVGSRESATLAARWPGYCFSTAGVHPHDAKSVDEATLPALRELAALPQVVAIGECGLDYNRDFSPRPVQDAVFDAQLALAAELGMPVFLHCRDAHARFIEILRPWLPKLPGAVLHCFTGSDEELDQCLALGLHIGVTGWLCDERRGQLLREQVARIPAGRLMIETDAPYLVPRDLKPRPKRNEPAFLPHIAQVVAACRGEAPEALLAHTRATSAAFFQLPLQE; encoded by the coding sequence ATGATCGACATAGGTGTAAACCTGACCAGCAGCCAGTTTGCCGATGAACAGGCCGATCTGGTGGCCCGCGCCCGCGCCGTCGGGGTGGAGGCGCTGATCTTGACCGGCACCGATCTGGTCGGCAGCCGCGAGAGCGCTACCCTTGCCGCCCGCTGGCCGGGTTACTGTTTCTCCACCGCCGGGGTCCACCCCCACGATGCCAAAAGCGTCGATGAGGCGACCCTGCCCGCCCTGCGCGAGCTGGCAGCCTTGCCGCAGGTGGTGGCCATCGGCGAGTGCGGGCTCGACTACAATCGTGACTTCTCGCCCCGTCCGGTGCAGGACGCGGTATTCGACGCCCAGCTGGCGCTGGCCGCCGAGCTCGGGATGCCGGTGTTTCTCCACTGCCGCGATGCTCACGCCCGTTTCATCGAGATCCTGCGCCCCTGGTTACCCAAGCTGCCGGGGGCCGTGCTGCACTGCTTCACCGGCTCCGACGAGGAGCTGGACCAGTGTCTGGCGCTGGGGCTGCATATCGGGGTGACCGGCTGGCTGTGCGACGAGCGTCGCGGCCAGTTGCTGCGCGAGCAGGTGGCCCGCATTCCGGCAGGCCGGCTGATGATCGAGACCGATGCCCCCTATCTGGTGCCACGGGATCTGAAGCCCAGACCAAAACGCAACGAACCCGCTTTTTTGCCGCACATCGCCCAGGTGGTGGCGGCCTGCCGTGGTGAAGCGCCCGAGGCCTTGCTGGCCCACACCCGGGCCACCTCCGCCGCGTTCTTCCAACTTCCTCTTCAGGAGTGA
- the hemB gene encoding porphobilinogen synthase yields the protein MATTLPGAFPGRRLRRVRKHDFSRRLVRENVLTANDLIYPVFVLEGENRREAVTSMPGVDRLSIDLLLKEAAELVALGVPAIALFPVTPLEQKSLLAEEAYNPDGLAQRATRALKVSFPELGVITDVALDPFTTHGQDGIIDDEGYVLNDITTEILVKQALSHAAAGVDIVAPSDMMDGRIGAIRAALEENGFINTQIMAYSAKYASCYYGPFRDAVGSAGNLGKSNKATYQMDPANSNEALHEVALDIKEGADSVMVKPGMPYLDVIRQVKDQFGVPTFAYQVSGEYAMHMAAIQNGWLKEKESIMESLLCFKRAGADGILTYFAKRAAQWLQEDARR from the coding sequence ATGGCTACAACTCTTCCAGGCGCCTTTCCGGGTCGCCGCCTGCGCCGGGTGCGCAAACATGATTTCAGCCGTCGTCTGGTGCGTGAGAACGTACTGACCGCCAACGATCTCATCTATCCCGTGTTCGTGCTGGAGGGGGAGAACCGTCGTGAGGCCGTCACCTCCATGCCGGGGGTGGACAGGCTCTCCATCGATCTGCTGCTGAAAGAGGCTGCCGAGCTGGTTGCGCTGGGCGTACCGGCCATCGCCCTGTTCCCGGTCACCCCGCTGGAGCAGAAGAGTCTGCTGGCGGAAGAGGCCTACAACCCGGACGGGCTGGCCCAGCGGGCGACGCGCGCCCTCAAGGTGAGCTTCCCGGAGCTGGGGGTCATCACCGACGTGGCGCTCGATCCATTCACCACCCACGGTCAGGATGGCATCATCGATGACGAAGGCTATGTGCTGAACGACATCACCACCGAGATCCTGGTGAAACAGGCGCTCTCCCACGCCGCTGCCGGGGTCGATATCGTGGCGCCGTCCGACATGATGGACGGCCGCATCGGCGCCATCCGCGCGGCACTGGAAGAGAACGGCTTCATCAACACCCAGATCATGGCCTACTCCGCCAAGTACGCCTCCTGCTACTACGGCCCGTTCCGCGACGCGGTAGGCTCTGCCGGTAACCTCGGCAAGAGCAACAAGGCCACCTACCAGATGGATCCGGCCAACAGCAACGAAGCCCTGCACGAGGTGGCGCTGGATATCAAGGAAGGGGCCGACAGCGTGATGGTCAAGCCGGGCATGCCCTATCTGGACGTGATCCGTCAGGTGAAGGATCAGTTCGGCGTGCCGACCTTCGCCTATCAGGTGAGCGGCGAGTACGCCATGCACATGGCGGCGATCCAGAACGGCTGGCTGAAGGAGAAAGAGAGCATCATGGAGTCCCTGCTCTGCTTCAAGCGGGCCGGTGCCGATGGCATCCTCACCTACTTCGCCAAGCGGGCTGCCCAGTGGCTGCAGGAAGACGCCAGACGCTGA
- the prlC gene encoding oligopeptidase A gives MNNPLLTMDSLPPFSQIQPDQVQPAVTQAIADCKQKISDVLAQRDPHTWDSLIAPLEEVNDRLARIWSPVSHLNSVLNSEALRAAHDACLPLLSEFQTYVGQHEGLYQAYRELAESDDFPLLSGAQRKEIQNTLRDFRLSGIGLPAEAQQRYGEIQARLSELASRFSNNVLDATQGWNKLVTDEAELAGLPQSAQAAARQLAELKGKEGWLFTLDIPSYLPVMMYADNRALRAELYEAFTTRASDQGPNAGKWDNSAIMTELLALRRELAQLLGFANYAELSLATKMADKPEQVVNFLTDLAAKSLPQGKAELEEIRAFAAEQHGQGELAAWDLAYYAEKLKQHKFSISDEQLRPYFPASKVVKGLFEVVKRVFGMKVRERLGIDTWHPDVRFYDIFDAEDELRGSFYLDLYAREHKQGGAWMDVCLGRRYRQDGSLQKPVAYLTCNFNGPVDGKPALFTHNEVVTLFHEFGHGIHHMLTRIDVAGVAGINGVAWDAVELPSQFLENWCWESEALAFISGHHETGEPLPADLLEKMLTARNFQAAMQMLRQLEFALFDFRLHQEFDPASTDQIPALLDEVRSQVAVMTPPAFNRFQHSFSHIFAGGYAAGYYSYKWAEVLSADAFSRFEEEGIFNPATGQSFLKNILEKGGSKEPMELFRAFRGREPQVDALLRHSGIAA, from the coding sequence ATGAACAACCCTTTGCTGACAATGGACTCGCTGCCCCCTTTCAGCCAGATCCAGCCCGATCAGGTACAGCCTGCCGTGACGCAGGCCATCGCCGATTGCAAACAGAAGATCAGCGATGTGCTGGCCCAGCGCGACCCCCACACCTGGGACAGCCTGATCGCCCCGCTGGAAGAGGTCAACGACCGCCTGGCGCGGATCTGGTCACCGGTCAGTCACCTCAACTCCGTACTCAACAGCGAAGCGCTGCGCGCGGCCCACGACGCCTGCCTGCCGCTGCTGTCTGAATTCCAGACCTATGTCGGCCAGCACGAGGGGCTCTATCAGGCTTATCGCGAACTGGCCGAGAGCGACGACTTCCCGCTGCTGAGCGGCGCCCAGCGCAAGGAGATCCAGAATACCCTGCGCGATTTTCGTCTGTCCGGTATCGGCCTGCCCGCCGAGGCGCAGCAGCGCTACGGCGAGATCCAGGCCCGCCTCTCCGAGCTGGCTTCCCGGTTCAGCAACAACGTGCTGGACGCGACCCAGGGCTGGAACAAGCTGGTGACCGACGAGGCCGAGCTGGCCGGTTTGCCGCAGAGCGCGCAGGCCGCCGCCCGCCAGCTGGCCGAGCTGAAGGGCAAGGAAGGCTGGCTGTTCACCTTGGACATCCCCTCCTACCTGCCGGTGATGATGTATGCCGACAACCGTGCGCTGCGTGCCGAGCTGTATGAGGCCTTCACCACCCGCGCCTCGGATCAGGGCCCCAACGCCGGCAAGTGGGACAACTCCGCCATCATGACCGAGCTGCTTGCCCTGCGCCGCGAGTTGGCCCAACTGCTCGGCTTCGCCAACTATGCCGAGCTGTCACTAGCCACCAAGATGGCGGACAAGCCTGAGCAGGTGGTGAACTTCCTCACCGATCTGGCGGCCAAGTCCCTGCCGCAAGGCAAGGCCGAGCTGGAAGAGATCCGCGCCTTCGCCGCCGAGCAACACGGTCAGGGCGAGCTGGCCGCCTGGGATCTCGCCTACTACGCCGAGAAGCTCAAGCAGCACAAGTTCTCCATCTCCGACGAGCAACTGCGTCCCTACTTCCCCGCCAGCAAGGTGGTGAAGGGGCTGTTCGAGGTGGTCAAGCGGGTGTTCGGCATGAAGGTGCGCGAGCGCCTCGGCATCGACACCTGGCACCCGGACGTGCGCTTCTACGACATCTTCGATGCCGAGGACGAACTGCGCGGCAGCTTCTACCTCGACCTCTATGCCCGCGAGCACAAGCAGGGCGGCGCCTGGATGGATGTCTGTCTGGGGCGTCGCTACCGTCAGGATGGCTCGCTGCAAAAGCCGGTGGCCTACCTGACCTGCAACTTCAACGGTCCGGTGGACGGCAAACCCGCCCTGTTCACCCACAACGAAGTGGTCACCCTGTTCCACGAGTTCGGCCACGGCATTCACCACATGCTGACCCGTATCGACGTGGCTGGCGTGGCCGGTATCAACGGCGTGGCCTGGGATGCGGTGGAGCTGCCGAGCCAGTTCCTCGAGAACTGGTGCTGGGAGTCCGAGGCGCTGGCCTTCATCTCCGGCCATCACGAGACCGGCGAGCCGCTGCCTGCCGATCTGCTGGAGAAGATGCTGACCGCCCGCAACTTCCAGGCGGCGATGCAGATGCTGCGCCAGCTGGAGTTCGCCCTGTTCGACTTCCGTCTGCACCAGGAGTTCGACCCGGCCAGCACGGATCAGATCCCGGCGCTGCTGGATGAGGTGCGCAGCCAGGTGGCGGTGATGACGCCGCCTGCGTTCAACCGCTTCCAGCACAGCTTCTCCCACATCTTCGCCGGCGGTTATGCGGCGGGCTACTACAGCTACAAGTGGGCCGAGGTGCTCTCTGCGGATGCCTTCTCCCGCTTCGAGGAGGAGGGGATCTTCAACCCGGCCACCGGTCAGTCCTTCCTGAAGAACATCCTGGAAAAGGGTGGCTCCAAGGAGCCGATGGAGCTGTTCCGAGCCTTCCGTGGCCGTGAGCCTCAGGTGGATGCGCTGCTCCGTCACAGCGGGATTGCCGCGTGA